From Aerosticca soli, a single genomic window includes:
- a CDS encoding Hpt domain-containing protein — protein sequence MRLQENIDFTTLQWVKPELDETLARAREALEAYVGRPTVAEPMRDCAERLHQVQSILRMVELYGAALVTEEMESLALALLAGGVDRRDDAYAALMRGLVQLPDYLERLSSGHRDVPMVLLPLLNELRAARNQQALSEAALFMPNLEAPLPSQVPGAADAGEAERHLGEIAELRVRFQQHLLAWFRNQQPAQRLAGMRQALLGISARCWSVPGRRVWWIAAAVLEGLEQGLLKSQAGEIRRLIGRVDRNIRQLLDRGEESLRGGDADDLARQLLYLVAQAPQRSPQMELLRQVYRLDSLLPDAAELEHARGSMSGHNRALLDSVAKALKEDLLRVKDALDLFLRQPDADPATLGVQCEVLERVGDTLGMLALGVPRRVIGEQRRVLAEIVRRARPADEETLLDMAGALLYVEASLDDHIDSLGADEDSADEAGPLLPRSEARHILATLMQEAVGNTAKVKDAIVAFVESGWRHDALNSVPVLMDEVAGALRMLSAMRPADLAEGIGRFVRNELLVEQRVPSAAQMDHLADALAALEYYLEAAREHRGGLDHILDVAEHSLGELGYWPLPQARALLEATAAPAPAVRTEPPPVPVLDEPVSLAPGDAPETLFFGEARMPAETGQDLSGLRLVQTEEGMTPPAADQDWTEIEETIVEERPVADPLAAQAGFERGGEDIDDEIRTIFLEEVSEEIGHLEAAESAWRMAPEQQALLVPIRRSFHTLKGSGRLVGARVLGEFAWKVENMLNRVLDGTIPPHDDVVALVRHAIAALPQLRRALADGTPPEAPLSAIMQVADRLAAGERATVEQVVAAAGTEAVRRTVRRRLPAVDADAAPAALFNDAGLAGVAAQPAPEETIPLPAMPPVDPVLLEILRSEVAQYLQTIRAALADAGQAIPVEDDLLRAVHTLHGAIAMVDVEPLMRLLSPLEGLIKRLRGAGTPLSAEAAELVSSAADLVEQYMREFDAAEPQLPDVEPLAARLAALRDAQHESPAPIVSLEPPIEFAGAFPDLVDHDARVEQTAEPARPPDVEPVRETADEQKSPSSAAGDADEASFALDEALIAALDAFEPPIREPLETPHDEQELDALLDALLEERPAPTDAAEAQADTGEALEEAADMTAMTDDAAAEAPDVEPEPSFVASFDAAAHAVDTGLAEHAETPQERTPQPAAPDEVQAAAAPEHDELAAIADVSQAPAASLAPEVPETSEAQEAQETQETQETQETQETQETQETQEAQETTEVSAAPTGPVDQAVDQDLLEVFLDEARDLLDHADATLAQWRAAPEEMAPVKDLQRDLHTLKGGARIAGLAPVGDLAHAIETLLEKPIAEPSRAVEVIRLLEHGFDHLHGLTEALAQGRAMAYPQALIDRVLALAGASAASTPVEQAAVEPLPALLPEETTAEDGPNRGGAEQIRVRADLLDSLVNHAGEVAIYRSRLEQQVSAYRFNLAELEQTVTRLRSQLRMLEIETEAQIIARYQREHREAGMAAFDPLELDRFSQLQQYSRALAESVSDLVSIQGTLDELTRQAETLLIQQSRVSSDLQEGLLRTRMLPFDTLVPNLRRTLRQSALEEGKLAQLVVEGAHGEMDRNLLDRLKAPFEHMLRNAVAHGIESPADRRRAGKPEEGTVRIQVAREATEVVVRISDDGRGLDRAAIRARALERGLIEADATLDDARLLALIVQPGFSTAGTVTQLAGRGVGMDVVANEIRQLGGSLAIESAPGEGTTFVLRLPFTLAVTQAILVRIGEASFAIPMASVQGVARVAADELAAHLANDTPVFEHHGEAYGIHDLGELLDLPARLPSGDETVPLLLTRAGDVRAAIRIDAVIGSREIVVKSVGPQVSSVPGVLGATIMGDGSVLVILDLPPLIRHNLTRRARRVAEGRPAVPAPVAAAPRQRPLVMVVDDSITMRKVTSRVLERHEYEVATAKDGLDALEKLHESRVPDLMLLDIEMPRMDGYELATQMKADPRLREVPIIMITSRTGEKHRQRAFDIGVDHYLGKPYQESELLALIGEMLQPLMETPHG from the coding sequence ATGAGACTCCAAGAAAACATCGATTTCACCACCCTGCAATGGGTCAAGCCGGAGCTCGACGAGACGCTGGCCCGCGCCCGCGAGGCGCTCGAGGCCTACGTCGGCCGTCCCACCGTGGCCGAGCCGATGCGCGACTGTGCCGAACGGCTGCACCAGGTGCAGAGCATCCTGCGCATGGTGGAGCTGTACGGGGCGGCGCTGGTCACCGAGGAGATGGAATCGCTCGCCCTGGCGCTGCTCGCCGGTGGCGTCGATCGTCGCGACGATGCCTATGCCGCCCTGATGCGCGGGCTGGTGCAGCTGCCCGACTATCTGGAGAGACTCTCGAGCGGCCATCGGGACGTGCCGATGGTCCTGCTGCCGCTGCTCAACGAGCTGCGGGCGGCGCGCAATCAGCAGGCCTTGTCGGAGGCCGCGCTGTTCATGCCCAACCTGGAGGCGCCGTTGCCGTCCCAGGTGCCGGGCGCTGCCGATGCCGGCGAGGCCGAGCGGCATCTTGGCGAGATCGCCGAGCTGCGCGTCCGCTTCCAGCAGCATCTCCTGGCCTGGTTCCGCAACCAACAGCCGGCACAGCGGCTGGCCGGCATGCGTCAGGCCCTGCTGGGCATCAGCGCCCGCTGCTGGAGCGTGCCCGGGCGGCGGGTCTGGTGGATCGCCGCCGCCGTGCTGGAAGGCCTCGAACAGGGCCTGCTGAAAAGCCAGGCCGGTGAAATCCGTCGGCTGATCGGCCGGGTGGACCGCAACATCCGCCAGCTGCTCGACCGCGGCGAGGAAAGCCTGCGCGGCGGCGATGCCGATGATCTGGCCAGGCAACTGCTCTATCTCGTCGCCCAGGCACCCCAGCGCAGCCCACAGATGGAGTTGCTGCGGCAGGTGTACCGGCTGGACAGCCTGCTGCCGGACGCCGCCGAACTCGAGCATGCGCGTGGTTCCATGTCCGGGCACAACCGCGCGCTGCTCGATTCGGTCGCCAAGGCGCTGAAGGAGGACCTGCTGCGGGTCAAGGATGCGCTCGACCTGTTCCTGCGCCAGCCGGACGCGGATCCGGCCACGCTCGGCGTGCAGTGCGAGGTGCTCGAACGCGTCGGCGACACGCTCGGCATGCTCGCCCTGGGCGTGCCGCGGCGGGTGATCGGCGAGCAGCGCCGCGTGCTCGCCGAGATCGTCCGCCGTGCCCGGCCCGCCGACGAAGAAACCCTGCTTGATATGGCCGGCGCGCTGCTCTACGTCGAAGCCTCGCTCGACGACCACATCGACAGCCTGGGCGCGGACGAGGACTCGGCCGACGAGGCCGGACCGCTGCTGCCGCGCAGCGAGGCCAGGCACATCCTGGCCACGCTGATGCAGGAGGCGGTGGGCAATACCGCCAAGGTCAAGGACGCCATCGTCGCGTTCGTGGAATCGGGTTGGCGGCACGACGCGCTCAACAGCGTGCCGGTGCTGATGGACGAGGTCGCCGGCGCGCTGCGCATGCTTTCGGCGATGCGCCCGGCCGACCTGGCCGAAGGCATCGGCCGTTTCGTCCGCAACGAGCTGCTGGTCGAGCAGCGGGTGCCGAGCGCCGCGCAAATGGATCACCTGGCCGACGCCCTGGCCGCGCTCGAGTACTACCTGGAGGCCGCGCGCGAGCATCGTGGCGGTCTCGATCACATTCTGGACGTGGCCGAACACAGCCTGGGCGAGCTCGGCTACTGGCCCCTGCCGCAGGCGCGTGCCCTGCTCGAGGCGACCGCTGCGCCCGCACCCGCGGTCAGGACCGAGCCGCCGCCGGTGCCGGTCCTGGACGAACCGGTCAGTCTGGCGCCGGGTGACGCCCCCGAGACCCTGTTCTTCGGTGAAGCCCGGATGCCGGCCGAGACCGGGCAGGACCTCTCCGGCCTGCGCCTGGTGCAGACGGAAGAGGGCATGACGCCGCCGGCAGCGGATCAGGACTGGACCGAGATCGAGGAAACCATCGTCGAGGAGCGTCCCGTCGCCGATCCACTCGCGGCGCAAGCCGGCTTCGAGCGGGGTGGCGAGGACATCGACGATGAGATCCGCACCATCTTTCTCGAGGAAGTCAGCGAGGAAATCGGCCATCTCGAGGCTGCCGAAAGTGCCTGGCGCATGGCGCCCGAACAGCAGGCGCTGCTGGTGCCGATCAGGCGCTCGTTCCATACCCTGAAGGGTTCCGGGCGGCTGGTCGGTGCGCGCGTGCTCGGCGAATTCGCCTGGAAGGTCGAGAACATGCTCAATCGTGTGCTCGACGGGACCATCCCGCCACACGACGATGTCGTGGCGCTGGTCCGGCATGCGATCGCCGCGCTGCCGCAGCTGCGTCGGGCGCTGGCCGACGGCACCCCGCCCGAGGCGCCGCTGTCGGCGATCATGCAGGTGGCCGATCGCCTGGCCGCGGGCGAACGGGCGACGGTGGAGCAGGTCGTGGCGGCGGCCGGTACCGAGGCCGTGCGCCGCACGGTGCGCCGGCGCCTGCCTGCCGTCGACGCCGATGCCGCGCCGGCCGCCTTGTTCAACGATGCCGGTCTCGCCGGCGTAGCGGCGCAGCCGGCGCCGGAGGAAACCATTCCGCTGCCGGCGATGCCGCCGGTAGACCCGGTCCTGCTCGAGATCCTGCGCAGCGAAGTCGCCCAGTATCTGCAGACCATCCGGGCCGCGCTGGCCGACGCCGGCCAGGCGATCCCGGTCGAAGACGACCTGTTGCGCGCGGTGCACACCCTGCATGGCGCCATCGCCATGGTCGACGTCGAACCCCTGATGCGGCTGCTTTCCCCGCTGGAGGGACTGATCAAGCGATTGCGCGGGGCCGGAACGCCGCTGTCCGCCGAAGCCGCGGAGCTGGTGTCGTCCGCCGCGGATCTGGTCGAGCAGTACATGCGGGAGTTCGATGCCGCCGAGCCGCAATTGCCGGACGTCGAGCCGCTGGCGGCCAGGCTGGCCGCCCTGCGCGACGCACAGCACGAATCGCCCGCACCGATCGTGTCACTCGAGCCACCCATCGAATTCGCCGGCGCGTTCCCGGACCTCGTGGATCACGACGCCCGCGTCGAGCAGACCGCCGAGCCGGCACGGCCGCCAGACGTAGAGCCCGTCCGGGAAACCGCCGACGAACAGAAGTCGCCCTCGTCCGCCGCGGGCGATGCCGACGAGGCATCGTTCGCGCTGGACGAAGCCCTGATCGCCGCACTCGATGCGTTCGAACCGCCGATCAGGGAACCGCTCGAAACGCCGCATGACGAGCAGGAGCTCGACGCCCTGCTCGATGCCCTGCTCGAGGAAAGGCCCGCCCCGACCGACGCCGCAGAAGCGCAGGCGGATACGGGCGAGGCGCTCGAGGAGGCCGCGGACATGACCGCGATGACCGACGATGCGGCCGCGGAGGCTCCGGACGTCGAACCCGAGCCGTCTTTCGTGGCGTCTTTCGACGCGGCAGCCCACGCCGTCGATACCGGCCTCGCGGAGCACGCCGAAACGCCGCAAGAGCGCACTCCGCAACCTGCGGCGCCGGACGAAGTTCAAGCGGCCGCCGCGCCGGAACACGACGAGCTTGCTGCGATTGCCGACGTTTCCCAGGCGCCGGCGGCTTCTCTCGCGCCCGAAGTACCCGAAACTTCCGAGGCTCAAGAGGCTCAAGAGACTCAAGAGACTCAAGAGACTCAAGAGACTCAAGAGACTCAAGAGACTCAAGAGACTCAAGAGGCTCAAGAGACTACCGAGGTGTCTGCGGCCCCGACCGGTCCGGTCGATCAGGCGGTGGACCAGGACCTGCTGGAAGTCTTTCTGGACGAGGCGCGGGACCTGCTGGACCACGCCGACGCCACGCTCGCGCAATGGCGGGCCGCGCCGGAAGAGATGGCGCCGGTCAAAGACCTGCAGCGCGACCTGCACACGCTCAAGGGCGGCGCACGCATTGCCGGACTCGCCCCGGTCGGCGATCTCGCCCACGCCATCGAGACCCTGCTCGAAAAACCGATCGCTGAACCATCGCGCGCGGTGGAGGTCATCCGCCTGCTCGAGCACGGTTTCGATCATCTCCACGGGCTCACCGAGGCGCTCGCGCAGGGCCGGGCGATGGCCTATCCGCAGGCGCTCATCGATCGCGTCTTGGCCCTGGCAGGCGCCAGTGCTGCGTCGACGCCCGTCGAACAGGCCGCCGTGGAGCCGCTGCCGGCCCTGCTGCCCGAGGAAACGACGGCCGAAGACGGCCCGAACCGTGGTGGCGCCGAGCAGATCAGGGTGCGCGCGGATTTGCTCGACAGCCTGGTCAATCACGCCGGCGAGGTGGCGATCTACCGCTCGCGGCTGGAACAGCAGGTGTCCGCCTACCGCTTCAACCTGGCCGAACTGGAGCAGACCGTCACCCGCCTGCGCAGCCAGTTGCGCATGCTGGAGATCGAGACCGAGGCGCAGATCATCGCCCGTTACCAGCGCGAGCATCGCGAGGCCGGCATGGCCGCGTTCGACCCGCTCGAGCTGGACCGCTTCTCGCAGCTGCAGCAGTACTCGCGCGCGCTGGCCGAGTCGGTGTCCGACCTGGTCTCGATCCAGGGCACGCTCGACGAACTCACCCGCCAGGCCGAAACCCTGCTGATCCAGCAGTCGCGGGTCAGCAGCGATCTGCAGGAAGGCCTGCTGCGCACGCGCATGCTGCCTTTCGACACCCTGGTGCCGAACCTGCGCCGGACCCTGCGCCAGTCGGCCCTGGAAGAGGGCAAGCTGGCCCAGCTGGTGGTGGAAGGCGCGCACGGCGAAATGGATCGCAACCTGCTCGACCGGCTCAAGGCGCCATTCGAGCACATGCTGCGCAACGCGGTGGCGCACGGCATCGAGTCGCCCGCCGATCGCCGCCGCGCCGGCAAGCCGGAAGAAGGCACCGTGCGCATCCAGGTGGCGCGCGAGGCGACCGAGGTGGTCGTGCGCATCAGCGATGACGGCCGCGGCCTGGACCGCGCCGCGATCCGCGCACGCGCGCTGGAGCGCGGGCTCATCGAGGCAGACGCGACGCTGGATGACGCACGGCTGCTCGCGCTCATCGTCCAGCCTGGCTTCTCCACCGCCGGCACGGTGACCCAGCTTGCCGGCCGCGGCGTCGGCATGGACGTGGTGGCCAACGAGATCCGTCAGCTCGGCGGCTCGCTGGCGATCGAGTCGGCGCCGGGCGAGGGCACCACCTTCGTGCTACGGCTGCCTTTCACCCTGGCGGTGACCCAGGCCATCCTGGTGCGCATCGGCGAGGCCAGCTTCGCCATCCCCATGGCCTCGGTGCAAGGCGTGGCGCGGGTGGCGGCGGACGAGCTCGCCGCGCATCTGGCGAACGACACGCCGGTATTCGAGCACCACGGCGAGGCCTACGGCATCCACGACCTGGGCGAACTGCTGGATCTGCCCGCCCGCCTGCCGTCCGGCGATGAAACCGTACCGCTGCTGCTGACTCGCGCGGGCGACGTGCGCGCGGCCATCCGCATCGACGCGGTGATCGGCTCACGCGAAATCGTGGTCAAGTCGGTCGGCCCGCAGGTAAGCTCGGTGCCGGGCGTGCTCGGCGCCACCATCATGGGCGATGGTTCGGTACTGGTCATCCTGGACCTGCCGCCGCTGATCCGGCACAACCTGACGCGGCGTGCCCGGCGCGTCGCCGAAGGTCGGCCGGCGGTGCCGGCGCCGGTGGCGGCGGCACCGCGCCAGCGGCCGCTGGTCATGGTGGTGGACGATTCCATCACCATGCGCAAGGTCACCAGCCGCGTGCTCGAACGCCACGAATACGAGGTCGCCACCGCCAAGGACGGGCTCGATGCGCTGGAGAAGCTGCACGAGTCGCGGGTGCCCGATCTCATGCTGCTCGACATCGAGATGCCGCGCATGGACGGCTACGAGCTCGCCACCCAGATGAAGGCCGACCCGCGCCTGCGCGAGGTCCCGATCATCATGATCACCTCGCGCACCGGCGAGAAACACCGCCAGCGCGCCTTCGACATCGGCGTCGACCACTATCTGGGCAAGCCCTACCAAGAATCCGAGTTGCTCGCGTTGATCGGCGAGATGCTGCAACCCCTGATGGAGACGCCGCATGGATGA
- a CDS encoding methyl-accepting chemotaxis protein: protein MKAAGGVGKERGYTGLIVLLLLAIAFAAVDFFMLFQKNGEDRQAIGLTTQIQVLSQQTAKYALEAAGGNVDAFKELEGTRNAIDSAVTRLAKGDPRTGMPAYGDGNASPVGRAVTALSQAWTQLDGDIRKILSSKAVILESADRADRIAKQMPLLNSSMDQVTNILQQRGGNAEQMLGASRQMLLADRIIRRVQEVLQGGEGVQAAADGLARDAQLYGAVLDGLLQGNADTGTQAIGDANAHKILADMQANWQTLAEPIAKLVATAGNLAEVKLAGNQASLDSQNVLLRANELAEQIGRLPYRRLFPNVEWGVFGALAAVAFALLLVVALVGDQRRRFRESTELNQRNQEAIMRLLDEMGSLAEGDLTVKTTVSEDITGAIADSVNYAIDELRTLVTTINETSEQVSSSAQETQTTARQLADAAEHQAQRISSATSAINQIASQMDGVSRDSAESAEVAERSVEIASRGAQVVRETISGMDSIRDQIQETSKRIKRLGESSQEIGSIVELINDIAEQTNILALNAAIQAASAGEAGRGFAVVADEVQRLAERSASATKRIEALVKAIQSDTNEAVHSMEQTTAEVVAGARKAEDAGSALGDIERVSHDLSALIQNISTAARAQSDAATHISQSMNAIQEITSQTSQGASRTAESIGYLAKLASDLRRSVAHFKLPG from the coding sequence ATGAAAGCAGCAGGGGGCGTCGGCAAGGAACGGGGCTATACCGGCCTCATCGTTCTCTTGCTGCTGGCGATCGCATTCGCCGCGGTCGATTTTTTCATGCTGTTCCAGAAAAACGGCGAGGACCGCCAGGCCATCGGCCTGACCACGCAGATCCAGGTGCTTTCGCAGCAGACGGCGAAATATGCGCTGGAGGCCGCGGGTGGCAATGTCGACGCCTTCAAGGAACTCGAAGGCACCCGCAACGCCATCGACTCGGCGGTCACCCGCCTGGCCAAGGGCGATCCGCGGACTGGCATGCCGGCCTATGGTGACGGCAATGCCAGCCCGGTCGGGCGCGCGGTCACGGCCCTGAGCCAGGCCTGGACGCAGCTCGACGGCGACATCCGCAAGATCCTTTCCAGCAAGGCGGTCATTCTGGAGTCGGCCGACCGCGCCGACCGCATCGCCAAGCAGATGCCCCTGCTCAATTCGAGCATGGACCAGGTCACCAACATTCTGCAGCAGCGCGGCGGCAACGCCGAACAGATGCTCGGGGCCTCGCGCCAGATGCTGCTGGCCGACCGCATCATCCGCCGCGTACAGGAGGTCCTGCAGGGCGGCGAGGGTGTGCAGGCCGCCGCGGATGGCCTGGCCCGTGATGCCCAGCTCTACGGCGCGGTGCTGGACGGTTTGCTGCAGGGCAACGCCGACACCGGCACCCAGGCGATCGGGGACGCGAATGCGCACAAGATCCTCGCCGACATGCAGGCCAACTGGCAGACCCTGGCCGAGCCGATCGCCAAGCTGGTCGCCACCGCCGGCAATCTCGCCGAGGTGAAGCTGGCCGGCAACCAGGCCTCGCTGGATTCGCAGAACGTGCTGTTGCGTGCGAACGAACTGGCCGAACAGATCGGCCGGCTGCCCTACCGCCGCCTATTCCCCAACGTGGAGTGGGGCGTGTTCGGCGCCCTGGCCGCAGTGGCCTTCGCACTGCTTTTGGTGGTGGCCCTGGTCGGCGATCAGCGCCGTCGCTTCCGCGAGAGTACCGAGCTCAACCAGCGCAACCAGGAGGCGATCATGCGCCTGCTGGACGAGATGGGTTCGCTGGCCGAGGGCGACCTCACCGTCAAGACGACCGTTTCCGAGGACATCACCGGGGCGATCGCCGATTCGGTGAACTACGCGATCGACGAGCTGCGCACGCTGGTGACCACGATCAACGAGACGTCCGAGCAGGTGTCCTCCTCCGCGCAGGAAACCCAGACCACCGCCCGCCAGCTCGCCGACGCCGCCGAGCATCAGGCCCAGCGGATCAGCTCGGCCACCAGCGCGATCAACCAGATCGCGAGCCAGATGGACGGCGTGTCGCGCGATTCGGCCGAATCGGCCGAGGTGGCCGAGCGCTCGGTCGAGATCGCCTCGCGCGGCGCGCAGGTGGTGCGCGAGACCATTTCCGGGATGGACTCGATCCGCGACCAGATCCAGGAGACCTCCAAGCGGATCAAGCGGCTGGGCGAATCCTCGCAGGAGATCGGTTCGATCGTGGAGCTCATCAACGACATCGCCGAGCAGACCAACATCCTCGCCCTGAACGCGGCCATCCAGGCCGCCTCGGCCGGCGAGGCCGGACGCGGTTTCGCGGTGGTCGCCGACGAAGTGCAGCGGCTCGCCGAGCGTTCCGCCAGCGCCACCAAGCGCATCGAGGCACTGGTCAAGGCGATTCAGTCCGATACCAACGAGGCGGTCCATTCGATGGAGCAGACCACGGCAGAGGTGGTCGCCGGCGCGCGCAAGGCCGAGGATGCCGGCAGCGCGCTCGGCGACATCGAGCGCGTGTCGCACGATCTTTCGGCGCTGATCCAGAACATCTCCACCGCCGCGCGCGCGCAGTCCGATGCGGCGACGCACATTTCCCAGTCCATGAACGCGATCCAGGAGATCACCTCGCAGACCTCGCAGGGCGCGAGCCGGACCGCCGAGTCGATCGGTTACCTGGCCAAGCTGGCCAGCGACCTGCGGCGTTCGGTGGCGCACTTCAAACTGCCGGGTTGA
- a CDS encoding chemotaxis protein CheW has product MNALALSPFEILARYERLSLAHALELEDRLDAPGLWRGIGYRVGARSLASGIEEISELLAVPAITPVPGTQPWMLGIANVRGNLVPVIDLARFLFDMRTTPGERSRLLVVRQGGGAVALLVDEVYGQRTVDETQRQTSVAEDDPRLARFVERRVQVDGQELALFSMSRLVRAPDFRQAAA; this is encoded by the coding sequence ATGAATGCCCTCGCGCTCTCGCCGTTCGAGATCCTGGCGCGCTACGAGCGTCTTTCGCTTGCGCATGCGCTCGAGCTGGAGGATCGCCTCGACGCTCCTGGCCTGTGGCGCGGCATCGGCTATCGCGTGGGCGCACGCAGCCTGGCCAGCGGCATCGAGGAAATCAGCGAACTGCTCGCGGTGCCCGCGATCACTCCGGTACCGGGCACGCAGCCGTGGATGCTCGGCATTGCCAACGTGCGCGGCAATCTGGTGCCGGTGATCGATCTGGCCCGGTTCCTGTTCGACATGCGCACCACGCCCGGGGAGCGCAGCCGGTTGCTGGTGGTCCGTCAGGGCGGCGGCGCGGTGGCGCTGCTCGTCGACGAGGTTTACGGACAGCGCACCGTGGATGAGACCCAGCGGCAGACTTCGGTGGCCGAGGATGATCCGCGACTCGCGCGATTCGTGGAGCGGCGCGTGCAGGTCGATGGCCAGGAGCTGGCACTGTTCAGCATGAGCCGGTTGGTGCGGGCTCCGGATTTTCGCCAGGCAGCCGCCTGA
- a CDS encoding response regulator, whose translation MASILIIDDSPVDVRVLTGMLEKAGHRVVAAGTAEEGIERVHRERPDLILMDVIMPGLNGFQATRMLTRHPQTMDVPVVMITTKSMESDRVWGLRQGARAFITKPVDAGALLACIDDLLARAA comes from the coding sequence ATGGCGAGCATTTTGATCATCGACGACTCACCGGTGGACGTGCGCGTGCTCACCGGCATGCTCGAAAAGGCCGGGCATCGGGTCGTGGCCGCCGGGACGGCCGAGGAAGGCATCGAGCGGGTCCATCGCGAGCGTCCGGACCTCATCCTCATGGATGTCATCATGCCCGGCCTCAACGGCTTCCAGGCCACCCGCATGCTGACCCGGCATCCGCAGACCATGGACGTACCGGTGGTGATGATCACCACCAAGTCCATGGAAAGCGATCGCGTATGGGGCCTGCGCCAGGGCGCGCGCGCCTTCATCACCAAGCCGGTCGATGCGGGCGCGTTGCTCGCCTGTATCGACGACCTGCTGGCGCGCGCCGCATGA
- a CDS encoding response regulator has protein sequence MVIDDSKTIRRTAETLLRKEGCEVLTAVDGFEALAKIAEHKPAIIFVDIMMPRLDGYQTCALIKNNPQFRGTPVIMLSSKDGLFDKARGRIVGAEQYLTKPFTRDELLGAIQRHVGQPA, from the coding sequence ATGGTGATCGACGACTCCAAGACCATCCGGCGCACCGCGGAGACGTTGCTCAGGAAGGAAGGCTGCGAGGTGCTGACCGCCGTCGATGGCTTCGAGGCGCTAGCCAAGATCGCCGAGCACAAGCCCGCGATCATCTTCGTGGACATCATGATGCCGCGGCTGGACGGCTATCAGACCTGCGCGCTGATCAAGAACAATCCGCAGTTCCGCGGCACGCCGGTCATCATGCTGAGTTCCAAGGACGGCCTGTTCGACAAGGCCCGGGGGCGCATCGTCGGCGCCGAGCAATACCTCACCAAGCCCTTCACCCGCGACGAACTCTTGGGCGCCATCCAGCGCCACGTCGGTCAGCCGGCCTGA
- the gshB gene encoding glutathione synthase — MPRSVAVLMDPIASIKIVKDTTFALLLEAQRRGHALHYMEQGDLALRQEAPFARLAPLSVRDDVNGWYLLGEPVWRDLREMDLVLMRKDPPVDAEFVYDTMVLERAQRAGVMVVNDPRALRDCNEKLFALDFPQCMAPTLVARDADELKAFVAEHEEVVLKPLDGMGGRGIFRVRAGDPNLNVILETLLGGGPHGEGRRFTVAQRFIPQIQAGDKRILMVDGEPVPYALARIPREGEFRGNLAAGGRGVGVPLNERDRWIAAEVGPALRQRGLRFVGLDVIGDYLTEINVTSPTCARELDAQYGLNIAGLLFDALERDRA, encoded by the coding sequence ATGCCGCGTTCGGTCGCGGTGCTGATGGACCCCATCGCATCGATCAAGATCGTCAAGGACACCACCTTCGCCCTGCTGCTGGAAGCCCAGCGGCGCGGCCATGCGCTCCATTACATGGAGCAGGGCGACCTTGCGCTGCGCCAGGAGGCCCCGTTCGCCCGGCTGGCGCCGCTGTCGGTGCGTGACGACGTCAACGGCTGGTATCTGCTCGGCGAGCCGGTCTGGCGCGATCTGCGCGAGATGGACCTGGTGCTGATGCGCAAGGACCCGCCGGTGGATGCCGAGTTCGTCTACGACACCATGGTGCTCGAACGCGCCCAGCGGGCGGGCGTCATGGTGGTCAACGACCCGCGGGCACTGCGCGACTGCAACGAGAAACTGTTCGCCCTCGACTTTCCGCAGTGCATGGCGCCCACCCTGGTCGCCCGCGATGCGGATGAACTCAAGGCCTTCGTCGCCGAGCACGAGGAGGTCGTGCTGAAGCCGCTGGACGGCATGGGCGGACGCGGCATCTTCCGCGTGCGGGCGGGCGACCCCAATCTCAACGTGATCCTGGAGACCCTGCTCGGCGGCGGGCCCCACGGCGAAGGCCGCCGCTTCACCGTCGCTCAGCGTTTCATCCCGCAGATCCAGGCTGGCGACAAGCGCATCCTGATGGTCGACGGCGAGCCGGTGCCCTACGCGCTGGCCCGGATCCCGCGGGAAGGCGAGTTCCGCGGCAACCTCGCCGCGGGCGGGCGCGGCGTCGGCGTCCCCCTCAACGAGCGCGACCGCTGGATCGCCGCCGAGGTCGGTCCGGCATTGCGCCAGCGCGGGCTGCGTTTCGTCGGGCTGGACGTGATCGGCGATTATCTCACCGAGATCAACGTCACCTCGCCGACCTGCGCGCGCGAGCTCGACGCCCAGTACGGCCTCAACATCGCCGGACTGCTGTTCGACGCCCTGGAGCGCGACCGCGCGTGA